In Prunus dulcis chromosome 1, ALMONDv2, whole genome shotgun sequence, the following are encoded in one genomic region:
- the LOC117614653 gene encoding probable pectin methylesterase CGR3 isoform X1, whose amino-acid sequence MSRRPVNVNLNPSRRFGDNGGSLLSGFAYSKSRSSPILSVALIAVGALLLLAYSYNGGRGGGGGIVKGVVSRVEAAGHSCTAEVQRAIPVLKKAYGDSMHKVLHVGPDTCAVVSTLLSEEETEAWGVEPYDVEDAGRSCKALVRKDVVRVVDIKYPLPYRPKSFSIVLVSDALDYLSDKYLNKTLPDLARVSVDGLVVFTGYPRKQRAKAAEVSKFGKAAKLRSTSWWSKYFGQISLEENEDAAKKFKLAATKMSYVSNCQVFHLKSFN is encoded by the exons ATGTCTCGGAGGCCAGTGAATGTGAATTTGAACCCGTCTCGGCGATTTGGGGACAATGGAGGCTCTTTACTCTCAGGCTTTGCCTATTCTAAGTCGAGGTCTTCTCCGATCTTATCAGTCGCACTTATCGCCGTG GGAGCATTGCTTCTTCTTGCCTATTCATACAACGGCGGCAGAG gtggaggtggtggcaTTGTTAAAGGGGTTGTTAGCAGGGTTGAAG CTGCAGGTCACTCATGCACAGCGGAGGTCCAACGAGCAATTCCTGTTTTGAAGAAAGCATATGGTGACAGCATGCATAAGGTTTTGCACGTTGGCCCTGATACTTGTGCAGTGGTTTCTACATTGCTGAGTGAGGAAGAAACTGAAGCATGGGGTGTGGAACCTTATGATGTAGAGGATGCTGGTAGAAGCTGTAAAGCTCTTGTGCGCAAAGACGTAGTTCGTGTTGTTGATATCAAGTATCCGCTTCCATACAGGCCAAAGTCGTTTTCTATTGTGCTTGTTTCGGATGCGTTGGATTATTTGTCGGATAAATACCTCAACAAGACACTCCCGGATCTGGCAAGGGTATCAGTTGATGGTCTTGTGGTCTTTACTG GCTATCCTCGTAAGCAGAGAGCTAAAGCTGCTGAGGTCTCCAAATTTGGGAAGGCG GCTAAATTGAGGAGCACATCCTGGTGGTCTAAGTATTTTGGTCAGATTAGTTTAGAAGAGAACGAAGATGCCGCCAAGAAGTTTAAACTGGCCGCAACAAAGATGTCATATGTCTCAAACTGCCAAGTTTTTCACCTCAAGTCATTCAATTGA
- the LOC117614653 gene encoding probable pectin methylesterase CGR3 isoform X2, with protein sequence MSRRPVNVNLNPSRRFGDNGGSLLSGFAYSKSRSSPILSVALIAVGALLLLAYSYNGGRGGGGGIVKGVVSRVEGHSCTAEVQRAIPVLKKAYGDSMHKVLHVGPDTCAVVSTLLSEEETEAWGVEPYDVEDAGRSCKALVRKDVVRVVDIKYPLPYRPKSFSIVLVSDALDYLSDKYLNKTLPDLARVSVDGLVVFTGYPRKQRAKAAEVSKFGKAAKLRSTSWWSKYFGQISLEENEDAAKKFKLAATKMSYVSNCQVFHLKSFN encoded by the exons ATGTCTCGGAGGCCAGTGAATGTGAATTTGAACCCGTCTCGGCGATTTGGGGACAATGGAGGCTCTTTACTCTCAGGCTTTGCCTATTCTAAGTCGAGGTCTTCTCCGATCTTATCAGTCGCACTTATCGCCGTG GGAGCATTGCTTCTTCTTGCCTATTCATACAACGGCGGCAGAG gtggaggtggtggcaTTGTTAAAGGGGTTGTTAGCAGGGTTGAAG GTCACTCATGCACAGCGGAGGTCCAACGAGCAATTCCTGTTTTGAAGAAAGCATATGGTGACAGCATGCATAAGGTTTTGCACGTTGGCCCTGATACTTGTGCAGTGGTTTCTACATTGCTGAGTGAGGAAGAAACTGAAGCATGGGGTGTGGAACCTTATGATGTAGAGGATGCTGGTAGAAGCTGTAAAGCTCTTGTGCGCAAAGACGTAGTTCGTGTTGTTGATATCAAGTATCCGCTTCCATACAGGCCAAAGTCGTTTTCTATTGTGCTTGTTTCGGATGCGTTGGATTATTTGTCGGATAAATACCTCAACAAGACACTCCCGGATCTGGCAAGGGTATCAGTTGATGGTCTTGTGGTCTTTACTG GCTATCCTCGTAAGCAGAGAGCTAAAGCTGCTGAGGTCTCCAAATTTGGGAAGGCG GCTAAATTGAGGAGCACATCCTGGTGGTCTAAGTATTTTGGTCAGATTAGTTTAGAAGAGAACGAAGATGCCGCCAAGAAGTTTAAACTGGCCGCAACAAAGATGTCATATGTCTCAAACTGCCAAGTTTTTCACCTCAAGTCATTCAATTGA
- the LOC117614653 gene encoding probable pectin methylesterase CGR3 isoform X3 produces MEALYSQALPILSRGLLRSYQSHLSPWEHCFFLPIHTTAAEVEVVALLKGLLAGLKILAAGHSCTAEVQRAIPVLKKAYGDSMHKVLHVGPDTCAVVSTLLSEEETEAWGVEPYDVEDAGRSCKALVRKDVVRVVDIKYPLPYRPKSFSIVLVSDALDYLSDKYLNKTLPDLARVSVDGLVVFTGYPRKQRAKAAEVSKFGKAAKLRSTSWWSKYFGQISLEENEDAAKKFKLAATKMSYVSNCQVFHLKSFN; encoded by the exons ATGGAGGCTCTTTACTCTCAGGCTTTGCCTATTCTAAGTCGAGGTCTTCTCCGATCTTATCAGTCGCACTTATCGCCGTG GGAGCATTGCTTCTTCTTGCCTATTCATACAACGGCGGCAGAG gtggaggtggtggcaTTGTTAAAGGGGTTGTTAGCAGGGTTGAAG ATTTTAGCTGCAGGTCACTCATGCACAGCGGAGGTCCAACGAGCAATTCCTGTTTTGAAGAAAGCATATGGTGACAGCATGCATAAGGTTTTGCACGTTGGCCCTGATACTTGTGCAGTGGTTTCTACATTGCTGAGTGAGGAAGAAACTGAAGCATGGGGTGTGGAACCTTATGATGTAGAGGATGCTGGTAGAAGCTGTAAAGCTCTTGTGCGCAAAGACGTAGTTCGTGTTGTTGATATCAAGTATCCGCTTCCATACAGGCCAAAGTCGTTTTCTATTGTGCTTGTTTCGGATGCGTTGGATTATTTGTCGGATAAATACCTCAACAAGACACTCCCGGATCTGGCAAGGGTATCAGTTGATGGTCTTGTGGTCTTTACTG GCTATCCTCGTAAGCAGAGAGCTAAAGCTGCTGAGGTCTCCAAATTTGGGAAGGCG GCTAAATTGAGGAGCACATCCTGGTGGTCTAAGTATTTTGGTCAGATTAGTTTAGAAGAGAACGAAGATGCCGCCAAGAAGTTTAAACTGGCCGCAACAAAGATGTCATATGTCTCAAACTGCCAAGTTTTTCACCTCAAGTCATTCAATTGA
- the LOC117614654 gene encoding dnaJ homolog subfamily C member 7 homolog isoform X2 encodes MSDDDGNRNRNKNGPWTPPNRPYQEREEDMKIWGILVFGLIGATATTLALFRSQSSWKGGSGSSFRTSFQEEAWKKYNRRMQEEYEEELERVERIRRMQSVFNRERNKYKSSYESWRENGQGAYHQHFQREDWYWKTDTSFKDRRNNYRETPRENASYLLSHHYSILGLDRFRKAPYTDAEIKTAFRTKAKQFHPDQNRDNKEAAEAKFKEVMTSYEAIKKERGNTNL; translated from the exons ATGAGCGACGACGATGGTAATCGGAATAGGAATAAGAATGGCCCGTGGACGCCGCCAAACAGACCCTAccaggagagagaggaagacaTGAAGATTTGGGGAATTCTGGTGTTTGGTCTAATTGgcgccaccgccaccactcTCGCG TTGTTCAGATCACAATCATCGTGGAAAGGAGGAAGCGGTAGTTCATTCCGGACATCCTTTCAGGAGGAAGCATGGAAAAAATATAATCGTCGCATGCAAGAGGAGTATGAGGAAGAACTGGAGAGAGTG GAACGTATTAGGCGTATGCAAAGTGTGTTCAATAGAGAGaggaacaaatataaaagCAGCTATGAGAGCTGGAGGGAAAATGGTCAAGGTGCATACCATCAACATTTCCAGCGAGAAGATTGGTATTGGAAAACTGATACATCCTTCAAAGACCGGAGGAATAATTACAGGGAGACTCCTAGGGAAAATGCAAGCTATTTATTATCACATCACTACTCAATATTAGGCCTTGACAG GTTTAGAAAGGCACCTTACACGGATGCTGAGATTAAG ACAGCGTTTAGGACCAAGGCAAAGCAATTTCACCCAGATCAAAACCGAGATAATAAAG AGGCTGCTGAAGCAAAGTTTAAAGAGGTAATGACGTCCTACGAGGCCATAAAGAAGGAGAGGGGAAACACGAATCTGTGA
- the LOC117614654 gene encoding dnaJ homolog subfamily C member 7 homolog isoform X1, protein MSDDDGNRNRNKNGPWTPPNRPYQEREEDMKIWGILVFGLIGATATTLAVSQLRRTVDWVYTQLFRSQSSWKGGSGSSFRTSFQEEAWKKYNRRMQEEYEEELERVERIRRMQSVFNRERNKYKSSYESWRENGQGAYHQHFQREDWYWKTDTSFKDRRNNYRETPRENASYLLSHHYSILGLDRFRKAPYTDAEIKTAFRTKAKQFHPDQNRDNKEAAEAKFKEVMTSYEAIKKERGNTNL, encoded by the exons ATGAGCGACGACGATGGTAATCGGAATAGGAATAAGAATGGCCCGTGGACGCCGCCAAACAGACCCTAccaggagagagaggaagacaTGAAGATTTGGGGAATTCTGGTGTTTGGTCTAATTGgcgccaccgccaccactcTCGCG GTTTCTCAGCTTCGTAGGACTGTTGATTGGGTCTATACTCAG TTGTTCAGATCACAATCATCGTGGAAAGGAGGAAGCGGTAGTTCATTCCGGACATCCTTTCAGGAGGAAGCATGGAAAAAATATAATCGTCGCATGCAAGAGGAGTATGAGGAAGAACTGGAGAGAGTG GAACGTATTAGGCGTATGCAAAGTGTGTTCAATAGAGAGaggaacaaatataaaagCAGCTATGAGAGCTGGAGGGAAAATGGTCAAGGTGCATACCATCAACATTTCCAGCGAGAAGATTGGTATTGGAAAACTGATACATCCTTCAAAGACCGGAGGAATAATTACAGGGAGACTCCTAGGGAAAATGCAAGCTATTTATTATCACATCACTACTCAATATTAGGCCTTGACAG GTTTAGAAAGGCACCTTACACGGATGCTGAGATTAAG ACAGCGTTTAGGACCAAGGCAAAGCAATTTCACCCAGATCAAAACCGAGATAATAAAG AGGCTGCTGAAGCAAAGTTTAAAGAGGTAATGACGTCCTACGAGGCCATAAAGAAGGAGAGGGGAAACACGAATCTGTGA
- the LOC117615124 gene encoding squalene monooxygenase SE1-like has translation MADQYLLGWILASVLGLVALYRTLVKRNDDRRSALAEKRSECVKSVMVSNGECRSIDGDVDVIIVGAGVAGAALAHTLGKDGRRVHVIERDLQEPDRIVGELLQPGGYLKLIELGLEDCVEEIDAQQVFGYALFKDGKNTKLSYPLEKFHSDVSGRSFHNGRFIQRMREKAATLPNVQLEQGTVTSLLEEKGTIKGVQYKNKTGQEMTAYAPLTIVCDGCFSNLRRSLCDPKVDVPSCFVGLILENCDLPHANHGHVILADPSPILFYQISSTEVRCLVDVPGQKVPSISNGEMAKYLKAVVAPQIPPQLYDAFIAAVDKGTIRTMPNRSMPAAPYPTPGALLMGDAFNMRHPLTGGGMTVALSDIVVLQNLLRPLTNLNDASTLSKYLESFYTLRKPVASTINTLAGALYKVFSSSPDQARKEMRQACFDYLSLGGVFSNGPVSLLSGLNPRPLSLVLHFFAVAVYGVGRLLLPFPSPKRAWIGARLISSASGIIFPIIKAEGVRQMFFPATVPAYYRAPVSSEKQMKKTEDSIN, from the exons ATGGCGGATCAGTACTTGCTTGGATGGATCTTGGCCTCTGTGCTGGGCCTCGTGGCGCTGTACAGAACGCTGGTGAAGAGGAACGACGATCGTCGCAGCGCTTTGGCGGAGAAGAGAAGCGAGTGCGTGAAGAGCGTCATGGTCTCGAATGGAGAATGCAGATCTATTGACGGCGATGTCGACGTTATAATCGTCGGAGCAGGCGTCGCCGGCGCCGCTCTGGCTCACACTCTCGGCAAG GATGGACGTCGAGTTCATGTGATTGAACGAGACTTGCAAGAGCCAGACCGAATTGTTGGTGAACTACTACAACCTGGAGGCTACCTCAAATTAATTGAGCTGGGACTAGAAG ATTGTGTGGAGGAAATTGATGCTCAGCAGGTGTTCGGCTATGCCCTTTTCAAGGACGGGAAAAATACTAAACTCTCTTACCCCTTGGAGAAATTTCACTCAGATGTGTCTGGAAGGAGCTTCCACAATGGCCGTTTCATACAGAGGATGCGGGAGAAGGCTGCAACTCTTCCCAA tGTGCAATTGGAGCAAGGAACAGTTACTTCTCTGCTTGAAGAAAAGGGAACAATTAAAGGTGTGCAATACAAGAATAAGACTGGCCAAGAGATGACAGCATATGCACCTCTTACTATTGTTTGTGATGGTTGTTTCTCCAACTTGCGTCGCTCTCTTTGTGATCCTAAG GTGGATGTGCcttcttgttttgttgggTTAATCCTGGAGAATTGCGATCTTCCGCATGCAAATCACGGACATGTTATATTAGCAGACCCTTCTCCTATTTTGTTCTATCAAATCAGTAGTACAGAGGTTCGTTGTCTGGTTGATGTACCTGGACAAAAAGTTCCTTCCATTTCAAATGGTGAAATGGCAAAGTATTTGAAGGCTGTGGTGGCTCCTCAG ATTCCCCCTCAACTTTATGATGCCTTCATAGCTGCAGTTGATAAGGGTACCATAAGGACAATGCCCAACAGAAGCATGCCAGCCGCTCCCTATCCTACTCCTGGAGCACTATTGATGGGAGATGCATTCAACATGCGCCACCCTCTAACAGGGGGAGGAATGACCGTGGCATTGTCTGATATCGTTGTGCTGCAGAATCTTCTCAGGCCTTTGACCAACCTAAATGATGCATCCACACTGTCGAAATATCTTGAATCGTTTTACACACTGCGCAAG CCAGTGGCATCCACTATAAATACATTGGCAGGGGCCCTTTACAaggtcttttcttcttcacctGATCAAGCGAGGAAAGAAATGCGTCAGGCTTGCTTCGATTACCTAAGTCTCGGAGGTGTATTCTCTAATGGACCAGTATCTCTACTCTCAGGACTCAACCCTCGCCCATTGAGTTTGGTTCTCCATTTCTTCGCTGTTGCAGTATACGGTGTTGGTCGACTGTTGCTGCCATTTCCATCGCCTAAACGCGCCTGGATTGGAGCCAGATTAATTTCT AGTGCCTCAGGAATCATATTCCCCATAATTAAGGCCGAAGGAGTTAGACAAATGTTTTTTCCTGCGACTGTTCCAGCATATTACAGAGCACCTGTCTCTAGTGAgaagcaaatgaaaaagaCTGAAGATAGCATAAATTGA
- the LOC117614667 gene encoding uncharacterized protein LOC117614667: MEFECSALSLWREALSSYSSRIQSLNKPNLVSLDDFYRNALPSLLHQRNPSPFITTSELSDLMRWKLTRGKWRPRLLDFVSALDEAVVKSASQKAFQALPDISKAISELTVLKGVGPATASAVLAAYAPDVAPFMSDEAMVAALGNSKDYTLKQYLLFVNKLQEKAKELTAEGETFTPSDVERALWSGAVGAKLPSSQSDPDLKTDKSKNPNKRKRKR; the protein is encoded by the exons ATGGAATTTGAGTGCTCTGCTCTGAGTCTCTGGAGAGAGGCCCTATCTTCTTACTCGTCTCGCATCCAATCACTCAACAAACCCAATTTGGTTTCTCTCGACGACTTTTACCGCAACGCGCTCCCTTCTCTCCTCCACcaacgaaaccctagccccttCATCACCACCTCCGAGCTCTCTGACCTCATGCGCTGGAAGCTCACACGTGGCAAATGGCg GCCGAGGCTGTTGGATTTCGTATCGGCTTTGGACGAGGCCGTGGTGAAATCGGCCTCCCAAAAGGCGTTTCAGGCTCTTCCTGATATCTCAAAGGCTATCTCTGAGCTCACGGTGCTCAAAGGGGTGGGTCCCGCCACGGCCTCTGCCGTTCTGGCAGCTTACGCTCCTGACGTGGCGCCCTTCATGTCCGACGAG GCTATGGTTGCAGCTCTTGGCAACTCCAAAGACTATACACTCAAGCAGTACCTGTTATTCGTAAATAAGTTACAGGAGAAAGCAAAG GAACTGACTGCCGAAGGGGAGACCTTCACGCCATCAGATGTAGAGAGGGCTTTGTGGAGTGGTGCTGTAGGGGCCAAGCTGCCATCTTCGCAATCAGATCCGGACCTCAAAACtgataaaagtaaaaatcCCAACAAGAGAAAGCGAAAGCGCTGA
- the LOC117614666 gene encoding amino acid transporter AVT6A-like, with product MTIVSSDRKYRRSPKIPLLPQKHDDHDSPEVGFNGASFSGAVFNMSTTIVGAGIMALPAAVKQLGLIPGLIMIVLGAMLTESSIDMIMRFTRASKTASYSGLVGDAFGGPGRTLLQLCVVVNNLGMLVVYMIIIGDVLSGTWSEGVRHSGVMEEWFGQRWWTSRFSLLLLTTLLVLAPLISFKRVDSLRYTSALSVALAVVFVAITAGVAIFKLMDGSVAFPRLMPKLVDQASFWKLFTTIPILVTAYICHHNIHPIENELIDPTQMKSIVRTSLTFCSTVYIATSFFSFLLFGDHTLDDVLANFDADLGIPYSSFLDDIVRVSYGVHLMLVFPIVFFSLRLNLDGLLFPFAIPIAFDNRRFYTVTAALMGFIFLGANFVPSIWDAFQFTGATAAISVGFIFPAAVALRDTHGIATKKDKLVSWVMIFLAVSSSTAAISSDIYSIVSRDKLAGR from the exons ATGACAATTGTCTCGTCGGACAGGAAGTACCGGCGCAGCCCCAAAATTCCGCTCCTTCCCCAGAAGCATGACGACCATGACTCCCCCGAGGTCGGTTTCAACGGCGCGTCGTTTTCCGGAGCCGTCTTCAACATGTCGACGACAATCGTTGGAGCCGGGATCATGGCTCTGCCGGCGGCGGTTAAGCAGTTGGGCCTGATTCCGGGCCTAATTATGATCGTTTTGGGGGCTATGTTGACCGAGTCGTCCATCGACATGATCATGCGGTTCACGCGAGCTTCCAAGACAGCCTCGTATTCGGGTCTGGTCGGCGACGCTTTCGGTGGGCCCGGACGCACCCTCCTCCAGCTCTGCGTCGTCGTCAACAACTTGGGCATGCTCGTCGTCTACATGATCATCATCG GGGATGTGCTGTCGGGGACTTGGTCGGAAGGAGTACGCCATTCGGGTGTAATGGAGGAATGGTTTGGTCAACGTTGGTGGACCTCACGGTTCTCGTTGCTTCTTCTCACCACGCTCCTTGTTTTGGCTCCTCTTATTTCTTTCAAGCGCGTGG ATTCGTTGAGATACACATCAGCATTGTCTGTTGCTTTGGCTGTTGTTTTCGTGGCAATAACAGCGGGAGTAGCGATCTTTAAGTTGATGGATGGAAGCGTTGCATTTCCACGTTTGATGCCCAAACTCGTTGACCAGGCATCATTTTGGAAGCTTTTCACTACCATTCCCATTCTAGTCACTGCCTATATCTGCCACCACAACA TTCACCCAATAGAGAATGAACTGATAGACCCTACCCAGATGAAGTCAATAGTGCGGACCTCCCTTACATTTTGCTCAACTGTTTACATTGCGACCAGCTTCTTTAGTTTCCTTCTCTTTGGGGATCACACGCTGGATGATGTGCTGGCAAATTTCGATGCTGATCTAGGAATTCCATATAGCTCATTTCTTGATGATATTGTGAGGGTTAGCTATGGCGTCCACCTGATGCTTGTTTTCCCCATTGTATTTTTCTCCCTTCGCCTCAATTTAGATGGTCTTCTCTTCCCCTTTGCCATTCCTATTGCATTTGACAATCGAAGATTCTACACAGTAACTGCAGCTCTCatgggttttatttttcttggagccaaTTTTGTGCCTAGCATCTGGGATGCCTTTCAGTTCACAGGTGCTACAGCTGCCATCTCCGTTGGTTTCATATTTCCCGCTGCCGTTGCGCTTAG GGACACTCATGGAATTGCAACAAAGAAGGACAAACTAGTGTCATGGGTGATGATCTTTTTAGCAGTCTCCTCAAGCACAGCGGCCATCTCCAGTGACATTTACAGCATTGTCAGTCGTGATAAACTCGCTGGAAGATGA
- the LOC117637050 gene encoding probable xyloglucan glycosyltransferase 12: MAPSFSWWSNKDTHRGTPVVVKMENPNWSMVELEGPSEEDFLISESPGRVRGKNAKQFTWVLLLKAHRAAGCLTSLGSAMLGLASAIRRRVASGRTDTDTDVEPIGRGRAVENPAVRSRFYFCIKMFLWLSLILLGFEVAAYFKGWHFGSPHLQLEYLWASPMGVKGVFDWVYSKWVLIRVEYLAPPLQFLTSACIVLFMIQSLDRLILCLGCFWIRFKKIKPVPKEGAFDPESGETGYFPMVLVQIPMCNEKEVYQQSIAAVCNLDWPKSKLLIQILDDSDDPTTQFLIKEDVHKWQQEGANILYRHRVIRDGYKAGNLKSAMNCSYVKDYEFVAIFDADFQPTPDFLKRTVPHFKDNDDLGLVQARWSFVNKDENLLTRLQNINLSFHFEVEQQVNSVFINFFGFNGTAGVWRIKALEEAGGWLERTTVEDMDIAVRAHLHGWKFIFLNDVECQCELPESYEAYRKQQHRWHSGPMQLFRLCLPDIVKSKISIGKKFNLIFLFFLLRKLILPFYSFTLFCIILPMTMFIPEAELPAWVVCYIPATMSFLNILPAPKAFPFIVPYLLFENTMSVTKFNAMISGLFQLGSAYEWVVTKKSGRSSEGDLASLVEKEPKHQRGVSVPDLVEMKEEIRQQEQRASRKKKHNRIYTKELALAFLLLTASARSLLSAQGIHFYFLLFQGISFLLVGLDLIGEQVE, encoded by the exons ATGGCACCCTCCTTCAGCTGGTGGTCTAACAAAGACACCCACCGAGGCACGCCCGTGGTGGTCAAGATGGAGAACCCAAACTGGTCCATGGTTGAGCTCGAAGGTCCTTCTGAGGAGGACTTCCTCATCTCTGAGTCACCGGGTCGAGTTCGAGGCAAAAACGCCAAGCAGTTCACTTGGGTCCTCCTCCTCAAAGCTCACAGAGCCGCCGGTTGCTTAACCTCTCTCGGCTCCGCAATGTTGGGCCTTGCGTCCGCAATACGACGCCGTGTGGCCTCGGGTCGGACGGACACCGACACCGACGTCGAGCCCATCGGCCGCGGCAGAGCAGTCGAGAACCCAGCCGTAAGGAGCAGGTTCTATTTCTGCATCAAGATGTTTCTGTGGCTGTCTCtgattttgttgggttttgagGTGGCTGCTTATTTTAAAGGTTGGCACTTTGGTTCACCACATCTTCAGCTTGAGTACTTGTGGGCTTCACCAATGGGGGTGAAGGGAGTGTTTGATTGGGTCTATTCGAAGTGGGTTTTGATACGTGTGGAGTATCTTGCTCCTCCACTTCAGTTCTTAACCAGTGCCTGCATTGTGCTTTTCATGATTCAGAGCTTGGATAGACTAATCCTCTGTTTGGGGTGTTTCTGGATCCGGTTCAAGAAGATCAAACCAGTCCCAAAAGAAGGTGCTTTTGATCCTGAATCTGGGGAGACTGGGTATTTCCCTATGGTTCTTGTTCAGATCCCCATGTGCAATGAAAAGGAG GTTTATCAGCAATCAATTGCTGCTGTGTGCAATTTGGACTGGCCGAAATCGAAGCTGTTGATTCAAATTCTTGACGATTCTGATGACCCAACAACCCAATTTCTGATCAAAGAGGATGTCCATAAGTGGCAGCAAGAAGGAGCCAACATTTTGTATCGGCATCGAGTGATTAGAGATGGATACAAGGCTGGTAATCTCAAGTCTGCAATGAATTGTAGTTATGTCAAAGACTATGAATTTGTGGCCATTTTCGATGCCGATTTTCAGCCCACCCCTGACTTCCTTAAGAGAACAGTCCCTCACTTCAAG GATAATGATGACCTAGGGCTGGTTCAGGCTAGGTGGTCCTTTGTGAACAAAGATGAGAACCTATTAACAAGGCTgcagaacattaatttgtcATTCCACTTTGAGGTAGAGCAGCAAGTGAATAGTGtgttcattaatttctttGGGTTCAATGGGACAGCTGGTGTGTGGAGGATAAAGGCTTTGGAGGAAGCTGGTGGGTGGTTGGAGAGGACCACTGTGGAGGACATGGACATTGCTGTCCGTGCCCATCTTCATGGATGGAAATTCATTTTCCTCAATGATGTTGAG TGCCAGTGTGAACTACCAGAATCTTACGAAGCTTATCGGAAACAACAGCACAGATGGCACTCGGGGCCTATGCAGTTGTTTCGCCTCTGTTTGCCTGATATCGTAAAATCCAAG ATCAGCATTGGCAAGAAATTCAAtttgatctttctcttctttctgcTCCGGAAACTGATATTGCCCTTCTATTCTTTTACCCTTTTTTGCATAATTCTCCCCATGACAATGTTCATCCCAGAGGCTGAGCTACCAGCGTGGGTTGTATGTTACATCCCAGCTACCATGTCATTTCTCAACATCCTCCCTGCCCCAAAAGCCTTTCCTTTCATTGTTCCTTACCTTCTCTTTGAGAACACCATGTCTGTGACCAAGTTTAATGCTATGATATCCGGCCTGTTCCAGCTTGGTAGTGCATATGAGTGGGTTGTGACTAAGAAATCCGGTCGTTCCTCAGAAGGTGATCTTGCCTCCTTAGTTGAGAAAGAGCCAAAGCATCAAAGAGGGGTGTCAGTGCCGGATCTTGTCGAAATGAAGGAAGAAATTAGACAGCAGGAGCAAAGGGCTTccaggaagaagaagcataaCAGAATATATACAAAGGAGCTGGCAttggcttttcttcttctaacgGCTTCAGCAAGGAGCCTTCTGTCTGCTCAGGGCATCCACTTCTACTTCTTGTTGTTTCAGGGGATATCGTTCCTGCTGGTTGGTTTAGACCTAATTGGTGAGCAGGTGGAGTGA